DNA sequence from the Candidatus Limnocylindrales bacterium genome:
GCTGGAGACAGCCTGGATAGGTACGCGCCTCGCTGGCGCAATAGTAGCGGCCGCGATGGGAGGCGGCGCTCTGGCGCAACAGCTTGTCGGTGATTTCGACGAACTCGAGGAAGCGGTCGGCACGCTCGCGCGGCGACCACGGCTCCTGTCCGAGCACGGTGGCGTCCCAGCCGCCGCCGCCGGCACCGATGCCGACGATGAGGCGCCCGCCGCTGATGTCGTCGATGGTCATCATCTCCTTCGCGAACGGAACCGGGTGGCGGAAATTGGGCGATGCCACCAGCAGGCCGATTCGCGCCCGCGAAGTGACGGCCGCCGCCGCGGTCAATACCGGAACTCCCGCGAACCACGCGCGATCGCGGAAGGATCGCCACGCGATATGGTCGTAGGTCCAGACGTGCTCGAAGCGCATCGCGTCCGCGCGCTGCCACAGCTCGCGCGCCTGCGGCCAGCGGTGCTCGGGCAGGACGACGACGCCGAAGCGCATGACCGCTCAGCTGGAGGCGAGGTGCCTGAGGAAGAGGATACCGAAGAGGAGGTCCCCTCCCGCCGCCAGCGGTGCCTGCACCGGCAGGTGGCCGGCCAGCCACAGCGCGACCAGGATCGCGACGAAGCCGAGCTTGCCCGCCGCCGACAGGCCGATGAACATGCGCTCATCGTTGCCGGTCATCGCGGTGCGCAGGTAGCCGGCGCCGAACAGCGTGACGAACAGGCATACCGTCAGCACGAACACCGGCGGCGCTTCGGGAAGTCCTGCCAGGGAACGGCCCTGCGGCGTCAGCAGGGCCGCGCCGGCGACGATGTTCATCACGGCGGTGGCGTAGAGAGCGGTTCGCATCCAGGAGGGGAGCTGTTGCATGGCGGTCCTCATTCGAACGGCGGGTACTCTTCGTAGCGTGCAAGATCGTCGGCGATCCGGTCCCACTCGGCCTTCGACCCGACGAAGATGTGGGCGTCCGGCCGCACGCCGGGATCGCCGTCGACGGTGCCGAGCGTCACCCAGATCGCGTCGGCGAGCGGCGCGAACGTGAAGAAGAGGCTGGAGCCGCACTCGCCGCAGAAGCCGCGCGCGATGTGCTCGGACGATCGGTACCACTTCAGGTGCAGGTGCGGATCGTCCACGTGCAGGCTGTCCTTCGCGCTCCGTGCGAACGTGGAGAAGGCGGCTCCATGGGCCTTGCGGCACATGCCGCAGTGGCAGTGGTGGGCTTCGCCGAGCGGCGACTCGATTCGATAGCGGACCGACCCGCAAAGACAGCTTCCTTCGATCATCGTTCCTCCTCGGTCAGGCCACGACGCCGAGCGGCGGCGGGTCGGAAGACATCAGCAGCTGCACGAGCAGCGTCGCCCACATCAGCGCCAGCACCATGCTGCTGGTGAAGTAGACGCCGAAGCGCGCCAGGATGTTGTTGGTCGTCAAGTGGATGTAGGAGTGGATGCAGCGCAGCACCACGTACGTCCACGCCCAGAACACCAGCCAGACATTGGCCTGCGCCGTCACGTAGATCAGGAGGCACACCACGTAGAACAGCGTCGGCATCTCGAAGAGGTTGACGAAGTGGCGGGCCAGCACGCGAAGCTCTTCGGGCTCTTCGCCCACGTACGCCTTGTAGTAGGCGCCTTCGACCTGGCCGCTGCGCACCGCCGCGAAGCGGCGGGCGCGCATGCGCATCAACACGTAGAACGTCAGCGCGAACATGGCGAAGGTCGGATACAGGATCAGGTGCTGCGACATGTCGGCTCCTCGCAAACGAGCTGCGCGACGGCTGAGGTGACGGCGCCAGGCGCTCGCGCGGTGGTGGCGGCATGGGCGTGGCGGGCATTGCTACGCCTCGCGCACCACCATCAGTCGTATCTCGGTCATGTCTTCCATCGCATGGCGAACGCCCTCGCGCCCGAGCCCGCTGTCCTTGACGCCGCCGTACGGCATGTTGTCGACGCGCCACGACGGAGCGTCGCCGATGATGACCCCTCCCACGTCCAGTACGTCCCATGCACGCTGGGCCCGGTACAGGTCGCGCGTGAAGATTCCTGCCTGCAGGCCGTAGCGCGACCGGTTCACCTCGCGCAGGACCTCTTCGAAGTCCCAGTACGGCTCCAGCACGGCCACCGGACCGAATGCCTCCTGCGCGTAGAGATCGGAGTCGTGCGGAACCTTCTCGAGCAGCGCGGGCGACAGCATGACGCCGTCGCGCTCGCCGCCGCACAGCAGCGTCGCGCCCCGGCGCACGGCCTCCGCGATCCAGCTCTCGACGCGCATCGCCTCGCGCTCGCTGATCATGGGGCCGATGAACGTCGCCTCCTCGCGCGGGTTGCCCATGACGAGCTGCGAAGTCCTCTCGACCAGCCGCGCCCGAAGATCGGCGTAGATCTCCTCGTGCGCGAAGATGCGCTGCACGCTGATGCAGCTCTGGCCGGACTGATAGAACGCCCCGAAGAGGAGGCGTTCGACGGCGTCCTCGAGGTTCCAGTCGCGATCGACCACGGCGGCGGCGTTGCCTCCGAGCTCGAGCACGACCTTCTTCTTTCCCGCGCGTCGTTTGAGTTCCCATCCCACGTCGGGCGACCCGGTGAAGCTCAGAAGCCGCAGCCGCTCATCCTCGCTGAAAAGCTCCGCGCCGTCGCGAGGGCACGGCAGGATCGAGAACGCGCCGGCAGGCAGCGACGTCTCGGCCAGCACCTCGCCGATGATCAGCGCGCCGACCGGCGTCAGGCTGGCCGGCTTGAGCACGAACGGACATCCGACGGCGATGGCGGGCGCGACCTTGTGGGCGACCAGGTTGAGCGGAAAGTTGAACGGCGAGATGAACGAGCACGGCCCGGCGGGCACGCGCCTCCACATGCCGCGGTAGCCGCGCGCCCTGGAGCTGATGTCCAGCGTAAGGACTTCGCCGGTCATCCGTACCGATTCCTCGGCCGCCACGCGAAACGTGTCGATCAGGCGCGTGACCTCGCCGCGCGAGTCGCGGATGGGCTTGCCGGCCTCGATGCACAGCGCAACGGCAAGCTCCTCGGCCCGCTGGCGGAAGCGGTCGACGCAGTGCTGCAGGATCGCCTGCCGCTCGTACGCCGCCAGAGCACGCATGGGCGCGGCCGCTTCCACGGCAGCGGCGATGCCGCGCTCGATGGCGCCGCGATCGGCGAGCGCGACGCGCGTGGCAACCTGGCCGGTGTACTTGTCGCGGACCTCGAGGTCCGTGTTGGCCGCGACGGCCTGGCCTGCAAGGTAGTACGGGTACGACGTGTTCAGCTCGCCCATGATCGCGCTCCTGCCACTAGTGTAGGAGCAACGGCAGGCCGGCGCAGCCGCCGCCGGGCTCAGCGCGTCAGCCGCAGGATGCCCCCGAGCACCGCCTTGGCCAGCGGAGTCAGCCGCGTGCGCATGTAGGAGTTGGCCGCCGCCTTGATGCCTTCGGCCTGGGTCGGATAGGGATGGATGACGCCGGCGATGGTGGCGAGCGACAGCTTGCCTGCCATCGCCAACGTGACCTGGCTGATCATTTCGCCGGCATGCGAGGCAACGATGGTGGCGCCGAGGATGTCGGGCGTTCCCTTCTTCGTATGGATTCGGACGAATCCATCGGTCTCGCCGTCGCAGACGGCGCGATTCACCTTGGAGAGCGGTATTGTGAACGTGTCGAGGGCGATTCCGCGCTCGCGGGCCTCGTCTTCGTAGAGTCCGACGTGCGCGACTTCGGGGTCGGTGAAGGTGCACCACGGCATCGCCAGGCCGCTCATCTTCTTGCGTCCGAAGAACAGCGCATTCTGCACCGCGATCTTGGCGGCGGCGTCGGCCGCGTGCGTGAACTGCCATTGCAGGCAGCAGTCGCCGACGGCGAAGACGGCGGCGTTGGTGGTGCGCAGGTTGTCGTCGACTTCGATCCCGCGCTTGCCGAAGCGCACGCCCGCCGCCTCCAGGCCGAGACCCTCGACGTTGGGTGCGCGGCCGGTGGCGACGAGGATCTCGTCCACGACGACCTCGCCGGCGCCGCGCGCCGAGGTGTAGCGGACGGTTCTGCCGCCGGCGCTGCGAGTGACGCCGGAGATCTCGACACCGAGTGCGAGCGATACGCCGTCGCGGACGAGACGCCGCGCGACGATGTCGGCGGCGTCGGCGTCCTCGCGCGGCAGGAGTCGCGCCGCCACGTCGAGCACCGTCACCTGGCAGCCGAGCCGCGCCATCGCCTGCGCCAGCTCGCAACCGATGGGGCCGCCGCCGATGACGGCGAGGCGGCGAGGCCGCTGCGTCAGGTTGAAGATCGTTTCGTTGGTGAGGAAGCCGGCCTCGGCCAGGCCGGGAACCGGAGGCACGGCCGCGCGTGCGCCGCTGGCGACGATCGCCTTGCGAAAGCGCAGCGTGGCGCCGCCGACGTCGATGGCGTCGGCGGAGGTGAACCGGGCGCTGCCGATGAACACGTCGATGCCCATTTCGTCGCGGTAGCGGTGCGCGGAGTCGTCGGCGCTGATCTCGGCGCGTGCCGCGCGCACTCGTGCCATGGCGCGTGCGAACTCTTCGTCGAGGCGCTCGTGGTCCAGGGGCTGGCTGCCCAGCAGCGCTTGCGCCTCGGCCACTCGGCGAGCGCAGCGGATCAGCGTCTTGGAAGGAACGCAGCCGAAGTTCAGGCAGTCGCCGCCCATGAGGTTGCGCTCGACCAGAGCCACCCTGGCCCCAAGCCCGGCCGCCACGGCCGCGCTGATCAGCCCGCCGCTGCCGGCGCCGAGGACGACGAGGTTGTAGCGTCTGGCCGGAGCGGGATTGCGCCACGTGGCCGGTGCGACGTTGGCGAGCAGCGTCCGGTTGTGCTCGTCGAGCGGCTCGACGGCGCTGCGCTCGAAGCCGGCGGCACTGCCGTGCTGCATCGGCTCGGCGCGCAGGCCGTCCCCCGCCGTACGCCCTGCTCCCGGTGTGCTCATTCGACCGCGTGGCCGGCCGCTTCGCGAAGGGATCGGCGGGCGATGCGCGTCACGACGGTCGTGACGGCGATGGTGGCGACCAACCCGAGGACGAGCACGCCGTAGTAGGCCGGGCCCTTCTCCACGGGCGCCCCTCCGGCCAGCGCAGCGACGTCACCGGCCAGCTTGCCGTAGTACACGAACAGGAACGTTCCCGGGAGCATTCCCGCGCCCGCAACGGCATAGTCGGAGAACTTCACGCGGGTCAGCCCGAGCGCATAGTTGAGCAGCGTGAACGGGAACGCCGGCGACAGGCGCAGCAGGAAGACGATCTTGCGCCCCTGCTCGGCAACCGCCCTATCGATGGCGGCAAAGGCGGCATGGCCGCGTATGCGTTGCTCGACGGCAGAGCGCGCGACGTAGCGAGAGACGAGGAACGCCAGGCAGGAGCCGGCAAATGCAGCGGTGAAGACGTAGACGACGCCGGCGCCGAGGCCGAAGATCGCGCCCGCGGCCAGAGTCAGAAGGGACGCGGGAACGAAGGCCACCACGGCGAGCGCGTAGCCGGCGATGAAGACGACCGGGCCGGCCGCGCCCAGGCCCTCCACCCACTGCGCGAAACGCGGGATGGCGGCGCCGGCCTGCCGGCCGAGCAGCAGAAGGACCACGAGAGCCGCCGCCAGGACGGCCCATCGAAGCCCTACGGCTCGTCGGCTGGCCGTACTGGCCTGCTCTGCAGTCACGGCACGCACCTGTATCCGGTGCGGCTCGCCGATGCTCGCGGCTGCGGCATCCGGCCCGATGCCGCGTGGCGAGGAACCCTTCTCCGACCTCGTCTCCATCGAACTTGGATGCCGCCGCCGTTCCGGCGTGACGCCCTTGGCTCGGGTGCGGTTTGCCTGTAGGTGTCCGCGGCCGCCTCGAGCGGCGGGATATTTCCGGAGGCCGGATCAACCGGACCTGCGGTCGGGAGGGGGAACGATGTCCATGAAAACCATTTTTGCGGCGGCGCTGATCGCCGGGATCGTCGTCATCGGAGCGCCGGCACCCGCGCGCGCCGTCATCGGCGGCGCATGCTGCACGAGCCAGGGATGCACCGAAGGCACGCAGGCGTTCTGCGAAAAGCAGCTCCGGGGCAGCTATCGCGGCGACAGCACGACGTGCAAGACGCCCAACATCTGTAGCGAATGCGGCAACGAGCAGACCGAGCCGCCCACCGAGCAGTGCGACGACGGCAACACGATCGACACCGACGGTTGCATCAACTGCCGAGACGCATTCTGCGGTGACGGCTTCCAGTTCATCAACGTCGAGCAGTGCGACGACGGCAACACCAACGACGACGACGAGTGCGCCAGCTGCAGGGTGGTAGTTGCCACGACCACGACGCAGCCGCCGACGACGACGTTCCCGCCGACGACCACGACCTCGACGACGACCACGACGCTATCGGTCAGCGGTGCCTGCTGCTATCCCTCGGGAGGCTGCAACGAGCTGACGCCCGAGATCTGTCAGTTCAAGGTCGGAGGCGCCTACCAGGGCGACCACACGACCTGCGACGACCCCGGCATCTGCTCGACGTGCGGCAACGGCGAGGTCGAGCAGGGCGAGGAGTGCGATGACGGCGACAGCTCCAGCGGCGACGGCTGCAGCGATGACTGCGCCGTGGAGCAGTGCTGGACGTGCACGACCAACGGCGGCTCGACGACCAGCACCCTCATCGTCGGCAGCCGCATCTCCAATCCTTCCGTGTGTGAGCACGACGACTCGGCCAGCTGCGACGACGGCGACGTCTGCACGCTCGGCGACACGTGCTCGGCAGGAACCTGCGGGGGCGAGGCGGTGCTGATTCCGGCGGCCTGCGAGTGGGTGATGGTCGGCGGCGATCCGACGCGGTCGGTGCAGTCGCGCTACCGCGGAAACAGCACGGTGATCGGCGACGTCTGCGGCGACACCGTTCGCATCGGCGACTCCACCTCCCTGACCGGCGATGCCGTGGCCGTCTCGGCCACGGGTCGCGGCGTGTTCATCGCCGCCGCGGCCGTGATCGACGGCGACGTGGTGACCGGCGGCTCCTCGGTCGTCGGCAAGCCGCGCGGCACGGTGCTTCCCGGACTGGCAACCGACGAGGTCGCCTCCGGACAGACGGCCATGCAGTCCGGCGACGCAACCGACGTCTACGACACGACCGGCAGCAGCGCCCGCGTCGACGAGTGCGAAGACGCGCAGGCGGATGTCGACGGCGGCGCGGCACTGGTGGCGGCGCTGCCGTCCACGCAGGACCTCGGCGACGTGCTCGTGAAGGGCAATCAGTCGCTGACGATCAACGCCACCAACATCGGCGGCCTCAACGTCGTGGACTTCGACCGGCTGCGCACCGGCAACGACGCCACCATCACGCTCGACGGCGGTGGCAGCGGCGACACCGTCTTCATCCTGCGCGTGCGCAAGAAGCTGGACGTGCGCTTCCGCAGCGACATCGTGCTTGCCAACGGCACCACGCCCGGCCACGTGATCATCGTCGGCTCGAGCAGGTGCAAGTTCGGCGAAGAGGTCACGGGCGGCGGCACCGTGGTCTGCCCCGATGGCAAGCTCCTGCTCGAGGAGCGCGTGGAATGGATGGGCGCGGTCCTCGGCGGCCGCAAGATCGTTCAGCTGCGCGACAGCGGCGTGCTCACGCATGCGCCGCTTCAGGTCGGGCAGTAGAAGCCTGACGATCGTTCGTGCGAAGGCCGGCTGCGCGCAAGCGCGCCGGCCTTCGTACGTTTGCGTTCCGCAACCCGCGCCCGTAACGGAATCGACATGCGGCTGCGCGCCACGCTGCATCTTCTCGCTACCGCCGCCGCCCTCCTGTGCGCAACCATCGCTGCGGCGCAGCCGCCGCGCCTGATCCTGCAGATCACGGTCGACCAGCTTCGCGGCGACATGCTCGAGCGCCACCGCGACCGCTTCGGCGCAGGCGGCCTTGCGCTGCTTCTTTCGCGCGGGCACGGATTCACCGACGCCACGCACGATCACTCCAATACCGAGACGATCGTGGGTCACGCCACGCTGGCCACCGGCGCCGAGCCCGCCGTGCACGGAATGATCGGCAACGTCTGGTTCGACCGCGGCTCGGGCGAGATGCATTACAACATCGAGGACGCCGCCCACCCGCTGGTCGGCAATGACGAGGGCGGCGCGCCGCCCGACCTCGCCCATCGCGTCGCCCGAACCAGCGGCCGCTCCCCGCGCGCCATGCTGGCGCGCACGTTCGCGGATGCGCTGGCTGCCGGCTACGGCGAGCGCACGAAGATCTTCGCCGTTTCCATCAAGGACCGCGGCGCCGTTCCGATGGCCGGCTTTGCCGGCAAGGCATTGTGGTTCTCGACCAACAGCGGCGAGTTCGTGTCGAGCAGCTTCTATTACAAGCAGCTGCCGGAGTGGGTGCGCGAGTGGAACGCGCGCCGGGCCGCCGAGGCCTACGACGGCAATCCATGGACGCTGCTGCACGACATCTCCGCGTACCGCTACGGCGCGCGCGACGACGCGCCGTGGGAGGTCGCCCCAGCAGGCTTCGGCCGCGCGTTCCCGCATCCGCGCTCGCGCGCGCTGCAGGGCGCGGCCTTCCTGAGCGCACTCGTGGCGTCGCCGGCGGGCGACGAGCTTCTCGCCGATTTCGCCGGGACGCTGCTCGAGGAGGAAGACCTCGGGGAGGACGAGGTTCCCGACTATCTCTCCGTCAGCTTCTCCTCCAACGACTACGTCGGGCATCTCTTCGGCCCCGAAAGCGTGGAGGCCGAGGATGAGCTGCTGCGCCTCGACCGCACGCTCGCCGATTTCCTGAAACTCGTCGACGACGAGGTCGGCCTGGAGCGGACGCTGATCGTGCTGTCGGCCGATCACGGCGCCGCCGAGCCGCCGGCGCAGCTGTCGGCTCGCGGCATCACCGCTTCGACCATCCTGCTTTCGGAGCTGGCGCAGTCCGAGCCCGTCAGGAAGCTGGAGCGGCGCTACGGCCTCAAGAAGCCGCTCGTGCGCGCGGGGTGGCCGCCCTACTTCTACCTGGACCGCCAGGCGATCCTCACCGCGGGCGCCGACCCGGCCAGGGTCCAGCGCGAGCTGGCAGCAGCGCTGCGCGAGCTGGAGGGAATCGCGGCCGTGATTCCCGCCGCCGACCTGCTGGCGCGGCGCACGCCCGATACGCCGCTCATGGCCAAGGTGCGGCGGAACTTCCATCCGCTGCGCTCGGGCGATCTTCACATCGTGGCCGATCCGGGCTGGCAGCTCCTCGACAAGGAGGAGGCGAGGCGGACGCTGGCGACCATTCACGGATCGCCCTGGCGCTACGATGCATGGGTGCCGCTGATCTTCGCCGGCCCCGGCATCCGGCCCGGCACGACGGCCACGCCCGTCTCGACCACCGACATCGCGCCGACGATGTCGGCGTTGCTGGGCGTCAGGCCGCCCTCGCGCGCGAGCGGGCGCAGCCTGGCGGCTCATCTGCGCAAGTGAAGGCGGCGCCTGGCGCGCCTCAGACAGGAGGCGTGCCGGTCGTTGCCGGCCGCGCGGCCGCTCAGGCCGGGCCGACGACGTCAGCTGCGAGGCCGCGGCGTACCGCGCCGTGGATCTTGCGGCGGGCCCATGGGGCGCGTAGCTAGGCTCGCCATGCTGGTCCGCTCCGACAACCCGCAGCGAGAGCCGGCCACGAGGTTGCCTTCCGCGGACGGCGCACAGGAGGCGATCGCCAGCGGCTGCGGAAAGACGGCGACCGCGCCGGCGCCCGCCGTGCGCCGATCGATCTTCGTCCGCGGCATCGTGCAGGGCGTCGGGTTCCGTCCTTACGTGTTCTCGCTGGCCGCCGAGATCGGCGTCGGCGGGTTTGTCTGCAACAGCGCGGACGGTGTCGTCATCGAGGTCGAAGGCGACGCGGCGCGTGTCGCTGCGTTCGAGGAGCGGCTGCCCGCCGGTGCGCCGCCGAGGGCGCGCATCGCACGCATCGACGGCGCGACGGTTTCGGCGCGGGGAGAGCGGGAGTTCGTCATCACGGGCAGCGAGCGCGGCGATCGCGCCGGCGAACGCTGCTTTCCGGCCGACGTCGCCACCTGCTCCGATTGCCTGGCCGAGCTGTTCGATCCCGCCGACCGGCGATATCGCTACCCGTTCATCAACTGCGCACACTGCGGGCCGCGTTTCACCATCCTGCGCTGCGCTCCGTACGATCGGCCCAACACCACGATGGCAGGCTTCGCGATGTGCGGGGCGTGCCGGCGCGAATACGACGATCCCGCGGCGCGCCGGTTTCACGCGCAGCCCGTCGCATGTCCGGCGTGCGGGCCGCGGCTCATCGCGTGCGACGCCGAGGGCCGCAGCGTGGCGGCGGAGCCGTTCCTGTGGGCGCGCTCGATGGCGGAGGCGGGACGCATCCTCGCCGTCAAGGGCGTCGGCGGCTTTCATCTGGCGTGCGATGCGAGAAGCGAGGCAGCCACGCAGCGGCTGCGGGTGCGCAAGAACAGAGACGACAAGCCTTTTGCAATGATGGTGGCGGATCTGGATGCGGCGCGGCGGCTCTGTCACGTCTCGCAGCAGGAGGCCGCGCTGCTGTCGTCGTCGCGCAGGCCCATCGTCCTGCTGCGGCGGCGCCCCGGCGCCGGCATCGCGGCCGCCGTGGCGCCAGGCGGCAATCCGATGCTGGGAGTGATGCTGCCCTGCACTCCGCTGCACGAGTTGCTGGTCGAGTCCGCTGCCTCACCGCTCGTGCTGACGAGCGGCAACCGATGCGACGAACCGATCGCGTTCGACGATCTCGATGCGCTGCAGCGACTGCGCGAGATCGCCGACGGCTTTCTCCTGCACGACCGCCCCATCCAGATCCGATGCGACGATTCGGTTGCGCGGGTGAACCGCGACCGGCCCGTGCTCCTGCGGCGATCGCGCGGCTACGCGCCGGAGCCGCTCGCGACGGCGCTTGCCTGCCCGCAGCCGATTCTGGCGCTGGGCGGCCACCTCAAGAACACGTTCGCGCTGGCCGCCGGGCGCAGCGTCTTTTTGAGCCATCATCTGGGCGACCTCGGCGACTGGGCGGCGTATCGCGCCTTCCGCGAAGCCGTCGCGCACTACGAGACGTTGTTCGACATCCATCCGCAGGTCCTCGTGCACGACCTGCACCCCGACTACGCAACGACCCGGTACGCGCTCGAGCGCAACGCGCACGACCCGGGCCTGCGCCTCGTTGCCGTGCAGCACCATCATGCACACATGGCCAGCTGCATGGCCGAGAACGGTCTGGCCGGACCGGTCATCGCGGTCACCTTCGACGGTGTCGGTCTCGGCAGCGACGGCACGATGTGGGGAGGCGAGTTCCTCGTCGGCGACTACCGCACCTTCCGCCGTGCAGCGCATCTGCGGCCGGTACCGCTGGCCGGTGGCGAGCGGGCGATCCGCCAGCCGTGGCGGGTCGCGCTGGCGCATCTGCTCGATGCCGGGCTGGACCCCGGCCGGCATCTGCCGGAGGTCCCCGGCGATCTCCTCCACATGGTGGGCGCCATGATACGCACGCGTGCTCATTCGCCGGACACCACCAGTGCGGGGCGCCTCTTCGACGCGGCCGCGGCGCTTCTCGGCGTGCGCCGCGACGTTTCGTACGAAGGTCAGGCCGCAATCGAGCTCGAGTGGCTCGCCACGACGGCTGACGCCGAAGAGGCGTTTCCGTTCGTGCTCGAGCGCCGCGCGGATGCGCTGGTGGTCGACACGCGCCCGCTCATCCAGGCGATGATGCGCGGCGTCAGCGCATCCCTTCCCCAGGCGCAGCTGGCACGGTCATTCCACGCGA
Encoded proteins:
- a CDS encoding LLM class flavin-dependent oxidoreductase, encoding MRFGVVVLPEHRWPQARELWQRADAMRFEHVWTYDHIAWRSFRDRAWFAGVPVLTAAAAVTSRARIGLLVASPNFRHPVPFAKEMMTIDDISGGRLIVGIGAGGGGWDATVLGQEPWSPRERADRFLEFVEITDKLLRQSAASHRGRYYCASEARTYPGCLQLPRPPLALAATGPRGMRLVARHADIWVTTGERRGEGVLDPARGASVVREQIERLEAACAAVGRDPSTLARLVLSGPLLDPGLQSRQSFQEATELYEAAGVTDFVVHWPRPGKPYETDPKVFDVVFAQ
- a CDS encoding GFA family protein codes for the protein MIEGSCLCGSVRYRIESPLGEAHHCHCGMCRKAHGAAFSTFARSAKDSLHVDDPHLHLKWYRSSEHIARGFCGECGSSLFFTFAPLADAIWVTLGTVDGDPGVRPDAHIFVGSKAEWDRIADDLARYEEYPPFE
- a CDS encoding MAPEG family protein, whose translation is MSQHLILYPTFAMFALTFYVLMRMRARRFAAVRSGQVEGAYYKAYVGEEPEELRVLARHFVNLFEMPTLFYVVCLLIYVTAQANVWLVFWAWTYVVLRCIHSYIHLTTNNILARFGVYFTSSMVLALMWATLLVQLLMSSDPPPLGVVA
- a CDS encoding aldehyde dehydrogenase family protein — translated: MGELNTSYPYYLAGQAVAANTDLEVRDKYTGQVATRVALADRGAIERGIAAAVEAAAPMRALAAYERQAILQHCVDRFRQRAEELAVALCIEAGKPIRDSRGEVTRLIDTFRVAAEESVRMTGEVLTLDISSRARGYRGMWRRVPAGPCSFISPFNFPLNLVAHKVAPAIAVGCPFVLKPASLTPVGALIIGEVLAETSLPAGAFSILPCPRDGAELFSEDERLRLLSFTGSPDVGWELKRRAGKKKVVLELGGNAAAVVDRDWNLEDAVERLLFGAFYQSGQSCISVQRIFAHEEIYADLRARLVERTSQLVMGNPREEATFIGPMISEREAMRVESWIAEAVRRGATLLCGGERDGVMLSPALLEKVPHDSDLYAQEAFGPVAVLEPYWDFEEVLREVNRSRYGLQAGIFTRDLYRAQRAWDVLDVGGVIIGDAPSWRVDNMPYGGVKDSGLGREGVRHAMEDMTEIRLMVVREA
- a CDS encoding mercuric reductase, giving the protein MSTPGAGRTAGDGLRAEPMQHGSAAGFERSAVEPLDEHNRTLLANVAPATWRNPAPARRYNLVVLGAGSGGLISAAVAAGLGARVALVERNLMGGDCLNFGCVPSKTLIRCARRVAEAQALLGSQPLDHERLDEEFARAMARVRAARAEISADDSAHRYRDEMGIDVFIGSARFTSADAIDVGGATLRFRKAIVASGARAAVPPVPGLAEAGFLTNETIFNLTQRPRRLAVIGGGPIGCELAQAMARLGCQVTVLDVAARLLPREDADAADIVARRLVRDGVSLALGVEISGVTRSAGGRTVRYTSARGAGEVVVDEILVATGRAPNVEGLGLEAAGVRFGKRGIEVDDNLRTTNAAVFAVGDCCLQWQFTHAADAAAKIAVQNALFFGRKKMSGLAMPWCTFTDPEVAHVGLYEDEARERGIALDTFTIPLSKVNRAVCDGETDGFVRIHTKKGTPDILGATIVASHAGEMISQVTLAMAGKLSLATIAGVIHPYPTQAEGIKAAANSYMRTRLTPLAKAVLGGILRLTR
- a CDS encoding TVP38/TMEM64 family protein, with product MTAEQASTASRRAVGLRWAVLAAALVVLLLLGRQAGAAIPRFAQWVEGLGAAGPVVFIAGYALAVVAFVPASLLTLAAGAIFGLGAGVVYVFTAAFAGSCLAFLVSRYVARSAVEQRIRGHAAFAAIDRAVAEQGRKIVFLLRLSPAFPFTLLNYALGLTRVKFSDYAVAGAGMLPGTFLFVYYGKLAGDVAALAGGAPVEKGPAYYGVLVLGLVATIAVTTVVTRIARRSLREAAGHAVE
- a CDS encoding DUF4215 domain-containing protein, producing MKTIFAAALIAGIVVIGAPAPARAVIGGACCTSQGCTEGTQAFCEKQLRGSYRGDSTTCKTPNICSECGNEQTEPPTEQCDDGNTIDTDGCINCRDAFCGDGFQFINVEQCDDGNTNDDDECASCRVVVATTTTQPPTTTFPPTTTTSTTTTTLSVSGACCYPSGGCNELTPEICQFKVGGAYQGDHTTCDDPGICSTCGNGEVEQGEECDDGDSSSGDGCSDDCAVEQCWTCTTNGGSTTSTLIVGSRISNPSVCEHDDSASCDDGDVCTLGDTCSAGTCGGEAVLIPAACEWVMVGGDPTRSVQSRYRGNSTVIGDVCGDTVRIGDSTSLTGDAVAVSATGRGVFIAAAAVIDGDVVTGGSSVVGKPRGTVLPGLATDEVASGQTAMQSGDATDVYDTTGSSARVDECEDAQADVDGGAALVAALPSTQDLGDVLVKGNQSLTINATNIGGLNVVDFDRLRTGNDATITLDGGGSGDTVFILRVRKKLDVRFRSDIVLANGTTPGHVIIVGSSRCKFGEEVTGGGTVVCPDGKLLLEERVEWMGAVLGGRKIVQLRDSGVLTHAPLQVGQ
- a CDS encoding alkaline phosphatase family protein, whose amino-acid sequence is MRLRATLHLLATAAALLCATIAAAQPPRLILQITVDQLRGDMLERHRDRFGAGGLALLLSRGHGFTDATHDHSNTETIVGHATLATGAEPAVHGMIGNVWFDRGSGEMHYNIEDAAHPLVGNDEGGAPPDLAHRVARTSGRSPRAMLARTFADALAAGYGERTKIFAVSIKDRGAVPMAGFAGKALWFSTNSGEFVSSSFYYKQLPEWVREWNARRAAEAYDGNPWTLLHDISAYRYGARDDAPWEVAPAGFGRAFPHPRSRALQGAAFLSALVASPAGDELLADFAGTLLEEEDLGEDEVPDYLSVSFSSNDYVGHLFGPESVEAEDELLRLDRTLADFLKLVDDEVGLERTLIVLSADHGAAEPPAQLSARGITASTILLSELAQSEPVRKLERRYGLKKPLVRAGWPPYFYLDRQAILTAGADPARVQRELAAALRELEGIAAVIPAADLLARRTPDTPLMAKVRRNFHPLRSGDLHIVADPGWQLLDKEEARRTLATIHGSPWRYDAWVPLIFAGPGIRPGTTATPVSTTDIAPTMSALLGVRPPSRASGRSLAAHLRK
- the hypF gene encoding carbamoyltransferase HypF yields the protein MLVRSDNPQREPATRLPSADGAQEAIASGCGKTATAPAPAVRRSIFVRGIVQGVGFRPYVFSLAAEIGVGGFVCNSADGVVIEVEGDAARVAAFEERLPAGAPPRARIARIDGATVSARGEREFVITGSERGDRAGERCFPADVATCSDCLAELFDPADRRYRYPFINCAHCGPRFTILRCAPYDRPNTTMAGFAMCGACRREYDDPAARRFHAQPVACPACGPRLIACDAEGRSVAAEPFLWARSMAEAGRILAVKGVGGFHLACDARSEAATQRLRVRKNRDDKPFAMMVADLDAARRLCHVSQQEAALLSSSRRPIVLLRRRPGAGIAAAVAPGGNPMLGVMLPCTPLHELLVESAASPLVLTSGNRCDEPIAFDDLDALQRLREIADGFLLHDRPIQIRCDDSVARVNRDRPVLLRRSRGYAPEPLATALACPQPILALGGHLKNTFALAAGRSVFLSHHLGDLGDWAAYRAFREAVAHYETLFDIHPQVLVHDLHPDYATTRYALERNAHDPGLRLVAVQHHHAHMASCMAENGLAGPVIAVTFDGVGLGSDGTMWGGEFLVGDYRTFRRAAHLRPVPLAGGERAIRQPWRVALAHLLDAGLDPGRHLPEVPGDLLHMVGAMIRTRAHSPDTTSAGRLFDAAAALLGVRRDVSYEGQAAIELEWLATTADAEEAFPFVLERRADALVVDTRPLIQAMMRGVSASLPQAQLARSFHATVADIVACVVARLRSETGIEDVALTGGVFQNALLFDMTVRRLERSGLRVHAHGRVPAGDGGLALGQLAVAAAVLQEAR